The bacterium BMS3Abin08 genome has a window encoding:
- a CDS encoding phd_YefM codes for MKFANVRELKNKTSEILRKAEKEAVIITSKGKPRAIITAISEEDFNDYLLEQSPELLNVLEEARQEYKCKGGIKLKDYLAGRKKRHG; via the coding sequence ATGAAGTTTGCAAATGTAAGGGAACTCAAGAATAAGACATCTGAGATACTCAGAAAGGCTGAGAAAGAGGCTGTGATTATTACATCAAAGGGCAAGCCAAGGGCAATAATAACTGCAATTTCGGAGGAAGATTTCAATGATTACTTGCTCGAACAAAGCCCGGAACTTCTTAATGTCCTTGAAGAGGCAAGGCAAGAGTATAAATGCAAAGGTGGTATAAAACTAAAAGATTACCTTGCCGGCAGAAAAAAGAGGCATGGATAA
- the yfgC gene encoding TPR repeat-containing protein YfgC precursor, with translation MSNCLRLMKLKNAQGTPPERSYPALHLSWILVLILVLSLISCAVNPVTGERELMLVSESQEIEIGREAAPSLNWAYGGEFHDPALKQYLEGIVRRIWQNAERPYLPFRFTIQNTSVPNAFALPGYVAITRGLLADLQNEAQFAAVMGHEVGHVMARHTAKRISLGTLQQLGLVVGGVALGGKEGSDVLLRLGAIGSSLLLLRYDREQELQADRLGVRYMAALGYDPYEAIKAHQRLKVAVDKYLKNLGKTQKEDTFLDAVLSTHPREEIRKEEMLAMIKQLPPYHLRGDGRFAGRFQAAIEGLRKINRVYFVYDRAVLLYNKDKLAEAEKQLRKAISMNSEQAPFYNLYGMISLKQERYSEAGKYFKEALLRDKNYQPSYYGLGLAGLKSHRYRAAIEQFRRSLELYPDHPGSHFGMGKSYFNLERYARAIPHLREFASQAPRHPEVHGLLGISYERTGDIRAAVRQYELQVKVAPGTMLGWYARERLYVLRPLLR, from the coding sequence TTGAGCAACTGTCTGAGATTAATGAAATTAAAAAACGCCCAAGGCACTCCGCCTGAACGTTCATATCCTGCGCTTCACCTCAGCTGGATTTTAGTCCTAATACTTGTCCTTTCACTCATCTCCTGTGCAGTAAACCCCGTCACTGGGGAGAGGGAGTTGATGCTTGTGTCCGAGTCTCAGGAGATCGAGATAGGGCGAGAAGCTGCACCGTCCCTTAACTGGGCATACGGGGGGGAGTTTCATGATCCGGCACTTAAACAATACCTTGAAGGCATTGTGAGGCGAATCTGGCAAAACGCAGAAAGGCCGTATCTCCCCTTCAGGTTTACTATTCAGAACACCTCTGTCCCGAACGCATTTGCGCTTCCCGGGTATGTGGCAATCACCAGGGGGTTGCTTGCAGATCTTCAAAACGAGGCCCAGTTTGCAGCGGTAATGGGACATGAGGTGGGGCATGTGATGGCAAGGCATACAGCAAAGAGGATCTCTCTTGGCACCCTGCAGCAACTGGGGCTTGTCGTGGGAGGTGTTGCCCTTGGAGGGAAGGAGGGTTCGGATGTACTGCTCAGACTTGGAGCAATCGGGAGCAGTCTCCTGCTGCTGAGGTATGACAGGGAGCAGGAACTTCAGGCGGACCGCCTCGGAGTCAGGTACATGGCGGCCCTCGGGTATGACCCGTACGAGGCGATAAAGGCCCATCAGAGGCTGAAGGTTGCAGTGGATAAGTATCTCAAGAACCTGGGCAAGACCCAAAAAGAGGATACATTCCTCGATGCCGTTTTATCCACCCATCCAAGGGAAGAGATCAGAAAGGAGGAGATGCTTGCCATGATCAAGCAGCTTCCTCCTTATCACCTGAGAGGCGATGGCCGTTTTGCCGGGAGGTTTCAGGCTGCGATTGAGGGACTCCGCAAGATAAACCGGGTCTACTTCGTATATGACAGGGCTGTGTTGTTATACAATAAAGACAAACTCGCAGAGGCGGAAAAACAGCTCCGGAAGGCCATCTCCATGAACTCTGAGCAGGCACCTTTTTACAACCTCTATGGGATGATAAGTTTAAAGCAGGAGCGATATTCCGAGGCCGGGAAATATTTCAAAGAGGCCCTGTTAAGGGACAAGAACTATCAGCCTTCATATTATGGCCTTGGCCTTGCCGGTTTGAAAAGTCATAGATACCGGGCTGCCATTGAGCAATTCAGAAGGAGCCTCGAACTCTACCCCGATCACCCTGGTTCTCATTTCGGTATGGGCAAGAGCTATTTTAATCTTGAGAGGTACGCAAGGGCCATACCCCATCTCAGGGAATTTGCATCTCAGGCCCCGAGACATCCGGAGGTTCACGGCCTTTTGGGGATCAGTTATGAACGAACCGGCGACATCAGGGCAGCTGTCAGGCAGTACGAACTCCAGGTAAAGGTGGCTCCGGGTACCATGCTCGGCTGGTACGCAAGGGAGCGGCTCTATGTGTTGAGACCCTTACTGAGATGA
- a CDS encoding plasmid stabilization system protein: protein MDNFEIILSHRAAKDLDGFSDRICTKITNAMTVLMENPFPRGKLIKKIKGTNADFYRLRIDKYRVFYMIEGNEIVVLRVLSKKDAAKFIKKLS, encoded by the coding sequence ATGGATAATTTCGAGATTATCCTTTCTCACAGGGCAGCAAAAGACCTTGATGGTTTCAGCGATCGTATTTGTACGAAAATTACAAATGCCATGACCGTTCTTATGGAAAACCCTTTCCCGAGGGGTAAGTTAATTAAGAAGATTAAGGGAACAAATGCAGATTTTTACAGATTGAGGATTGATAAATACAGAGTGTTTTATATGATTGAAGGTAACGAGATTGTTGTTTTAAGAGTTTTAAGCAAGAAAGACGCTGCGAAATTTATTAAGAAGCTAAGCTAA
- a CDS encoding putative methyltransferase: MDAVKKHFESEAREFDLIILKLIPHYPEMIDALVSAIPHERSSSIKVIDLGCGTGAISRKIIDLFPRSKITCIDLSENMIGMARIKLKENPGIRYQVGDFRSYEFDDKYDVVATSLALHHLETDAEKIKFYEKIHDSLNPGGMFINADVVLGSSPHLQSVYMEKWKQFMLKHVSEDEIENKWLQKYLEEDRPARLMDHISWLSEVGFSEIDIVWKYYNFAVYCGHRG; the protein is encoded by the coding sequence ATGGATGCCGTAAAAAAACACTTTGAAAGTGAAGCGAGGGAATTCGATCTGATCATTTTGAAGCTTATTCCTCATTACCCTGAAATGATCGATGCCCTTGTTTCAGCGATTCCTCATGAACGGTCAAGCAGTATAAAGGTAATCGATCTTGGTTGTGGAACAGGGGCTATCTCAAGAAAAATAATAGACCTGTTTCCCCGTTCAAAAATAACCTGCATAGACCTATCAGAGAATATGATAGGAATGGCCAGGATAAAATTGAAGGAAAATCCCGGAATCCGGTATCAAGTCGGCGATTTCAGAAGTTACGAGTTTGATGATAAGTATGATGTCGTAGCTACATCATTGGCGTTGCATCATTTGGAAACAGATGCTGAAAAAATAAAATTTTATGAAAAAATCCATGACAGCCTGAACCCTGGGGGGATGTTTATTAATGCAGACGTGGTTCTTGGCTCCAGTCCACATCTTCAGTCGGTGTACATGGAGAAGTGGAAGCAGTTTATGTTGAAACATGTTTCAGAAGACGAGATTGAAAATAAGTGGCTACAGAAATATCTGGAGGAGGATAGGCCGGCAAGGTTGATGGACCATATTTCATGGTTGTCTGAAGTGGGCTTTAGTGAGATTGACATCGTATGGAAATATTACAACTTCGCCGTCTATTGTGGTCATAGGGGATAA
- a CDS encoding ferredoxin-2, translated as MWNLIKDLWLLFGRLFPFPTKPGLRRVGTPGRTSPVIVTCNFELTVRKVIRILKRDAIDAWLLVAPTKGINVWCAACGGHFTTDTVVSILKTSGIENMVDHRELILPQLSAPGVNVWALKERSGWKPRFGPVDIGDLTAYLGNGKPRAEREYRRVRFDLKDRLVMGTNLGFNSLLFFILPLLIASIWVSGLWWKSILLLFILAVLNSILVFRLPGKPGVQKGFSLGLLVSVVFVVATATLWKMERPWEIPGWTGWIILLSTYLGYDMPSWSPLWRADVKDLVAGVRNTYIGVNPERCIGCGLCQTVCPVNVFALKPGTKKSVAVHPDACQACGACIENCPKEAIENNFRAGVCSCPTCLVINNVKLLKPKATQQTEREKKPVASTGCCSSGAGECSETGHKQ; from the coding sequence ATGTGGAATCTCATAAAAGACCTGTGGCTCCTCTTCGGCCGCCTGTTTCCCTTCCCCACGAAGCCGGGGCTGCGTCGGGTGGGAACTCCCGGCCGGACTTCACCGGTCATCGTAACCTGCAACTTTGAATTAACCGTACGAAAGGTCATCCGGATCCTGAAACGCGATGCTATTGACGCCTGGTTGCTGGTGGCTCCCACGAAGGGCATCAATGTGTGGTGCGCGGCATGCGGCGGTCACTTTACGACCGATACCGTGGTCTCCATCCTCAAGACCAGCGGCATAGAGAACATGGTTGATCACAGGGAGCTCATCCTTCCGCAATTGTCGGCGCCCGGAGTAAACGTCTGGGCGCTCAAAGAACGCTCGGGATGGAAACCGCGCTTCGGTCCCGTGGATATCGGGGACCTAACTGCGTATCTGGGAAATGGAAAACCGCGTGCAGAACGGGAATACCGTCGTGTGAGGTTCGATCTCAAGGACCGCCTTGTCATGGGGACGAACCTCGGCTTCAATTCGCTCCTGTTTTTTATTCTTCCCCTGCTCATCGCATCGATCTGGGTGAGCGGTCTGTGGTGGAAATCCATCCTTTTGCTGTTCATCCTTGCCGTTCTCAACAGTATTCTGGTGTTCCGCCTTCCGGGCAAGCCCGGCGTACAGAAAGGATTTTCGCTTGGGCTTCTTGTATCGGTGGTGTTTGTGGTCGCAACCGCAACCCTCTGGAAAATGGAACGACCATGGGAGATTCCGGGCTGGACAGGCTGGATTATCCTGCTTTCGACCTACCTTGGCTATGATATGCCAAGCTGGTCCCCACTATGGAGAGCAGATGTAAAAGATCTGGTTGCGGGTGTAAGAAACACATACATCGGAGTCAATCCCGAACGGTGCATCGGCTGCGGGCTTTGTCAAACCGTCTGTCCGGTCAATGTCTTTGCATTGAAGCCCGGGACAAAGAAATCTGTTGCCGTACATCCTGATGCCTGCCAGGCGTGCGGGGCCTGTATTGAGAACTGCCCAAAAGAGGCGATTGAAAATAATTTCCGCGCTGGGGTGTGCTCCTGCCCGACGTGTTTAGTTATTAACAACGTCAAATTGCTAAAGCCTAAGGCAACACAGCAGACAGAAAGAGAAAAGAAGCCGGTTGCTTCGACCGGTTGCTGCAGCTCCGGAGCCGGCGAATGTAGTGAGACCGGCCATAAACAATAA
- a CDS encoding hypothetical protein (transcriptional repressor SmtB homolog), translated as MELEKIDPCCTVKPDLKSRPLLTEDQAMALERTFKILANSTRLRILHALFLSEEICVSELAEILAMKPTAVSNQLQRLTFSGIIESRRDGNQIYYRVVDPCVVELLDSAWCLTEDAEVRVRKRK; from the coding sequence ATGGAATTGGAAAAGATAGACCCGTGTTGCACGGTAAAGCCCGATCTCAAGAGTCGTCCCTTGCTTACGGAAGATCAGGCGATGGCCCTTGAACGGACTTTCAAAATACTTGCCAACAGCACGAGGCTTAGGATACTTCATGCCCTTTTTCTATCTGAAGAGATTTGTGTATCGGAGCTGGCGGAAATCCTGGCAATGAAACCTACTGCGGTTTCAAACCAGCTCCAGCGGTTGACATTTAGCGGGATCATTGAGTCCCGTCGAGACGGGAACCAGATTTATTATCGTGTCGTCGACCCCTGTGTGGTCGAGCTTCTGGACAGCGCCTGGTGTCTCACCGAAGATGCTGAGGTGCGGGTACGGAAAAGGAAATGA
- a CDS encoding ubiquinone/menaquinone biosynthesis methyltransferase encodes MSTLVYMKLLEQTPDKYDRWMRILTLGRIDHIKREIASVWVEPGHDVLEIGSGTGALAALMTGRGAHVVGIDVSETMLAAFHKNAPEAEFFHMTATEIERLGEGRFDRIIATLSFSELTYDELDFVLRAIPFLLKTGGKLVVSDEVPPAVWWKRLLASVIRRPLAALTFLLTRNTTNVLKGFEGRLEQAGLRTIYRKNFLLDTLALIVAEKQ; translated from the coding sequence ATGTCTACGCTGGTTTACATGAAATTACTGGAGCAGACCCCGGACAAGTATGACCGTTGGATGCGCATCCTGACACTCGGCCGGATCGACCATATTAAGCGTGAAATCGCTTCGGTCTGGGTGGAGCCCGGTCACGATGTCCTGGAAATCGGCAGTGGAACAGGAGCACTCGCTGCGTTGATGACCGGTCGCGGTGCGCACGTGGTCGGAATCGATGTTTCAGAAACCATGCTGGCCGCCTTCCACAAGAACGCTCCGGAAGCTGAATTCTTCCACATGACCGCAACAGAGATTGAGCGGCTTGGAGAGGGTCGCTTCGACCGGATCATAGCGACACTTTCTTTCAGCGAACTTACATATGATGAACTCGACTTTGTACTTCGTGCAATACCCTTCCTTCTCAAGACGGGGGGCAAATTGGTGGTATCCGACGAAGTTCCGCCGGCTGTATGGTGGAAACGACTTTTGGCGAGCGTCATCAGGCGGCCCCTCGCAGCGCTGACTTTCCTTCTTACCCGGAACACCACGAACGTGCTGAAAGGCTTTGAAGGGCGGCTCGAACAAGCAGGGTTGCGGACTATATATCGCAAGAACTTCCTGCTCGATACGTTGGCTCTCATCGTAGCGGAGAAGCAGTGA